From a single Lates calcarifer isolate ASB-BC8 linkage group LG12, TLL_Latcal_v3, whole genome shotgun sequence genomic region:
- the LOC108873557 gene encoding LOW QUALITY PROTEIN: proto-oncogene tyrosine-protein kinase Src-like (The sequence of the model RefSeq protein was modified relative to this genomic sequence to represent the inferred CDS: deleted 1 base in 1 codon), translating into MGAGKSKPKEPGQRSMSLDGTIGTGSDSGHFHHLGPAQQTQTPNRSPAVGTGRRGHQGQHQHAPTNTPELALFGGVDHTGTVTSPQRGPLSGGVTTFVALYDYESRTASDLTFRKGDRLQIVNNTEGDWWLARSLTTGESGYIPSNYVAPSDSIQAEEWYFGKITRRDSERLLLNLQNRRGTFLVRESETTKGAYCLSVLDYDNTKGLNVKHYKIRKLDSGGFYITSRTQFTSLQQLVFHYRKHSDGLCHALTDVCPVAKPQTQGLARDAWEIPRESLRLDLKLGQGCFGEVWMGTWNGTTRVAIKTLKPGTMSPEAFLQEAQVMKKLRHEKLVQLYAVVSEEPIYIVTEYMSQGSLLDFLKGEAGKMLRLPQLVDMAAQIAAGMAYVERMNYVHRDLRAANILVGDNLVCKVADFGLARLIEDNEYTARQGAKFPIKWTAPEAALYGRFTIKSDVWSFGVLLTELATKGRVPYPGMVNREVLDQVERGYRMPCPAECPSSLHELMLSCWRKDPEERPTFEYLQGFLEDYFTSTEPQYQPGENL; encoded by the exons ATGGGGGCGGGCAAGAGCAAGCCCAAGGAGCCGGGCCAGCGCTCCATGAGCCTGGACGGCACCATCGGCACAGGCTCAGACAGCGGGCACTTCCACCACCTGGGCCCCGCCCAGCAGACCCAAACCCCTAACAGGAGTCCTGCCGTCGGAACAGGAAGGCGGGGGCATCAAGGGCAGCACCAGCATGCCCCAACGAACACTCCTGAGCTGGCTCTTTTTGGAGGGGTGGACCACACAGGCACGGTCACTTCGCCTCAGAGAGGACCTCTGTCAG GAGGTGTCACTACATTTGTGGCGCTGTATGACTATGAGTCACGGACAGCATCTGATCTGACCTTTAGGAAAGGCGACAGGCTGCAGATTGTCAACAACAC agAAGGGGACTGGTGGCTCGCTCGCTCCCTGACGACAGGCGAGAGTGGTTATATCCCCAGCAACTATGTGGCTCCATCCGACTCCATCCAAGCAGAAGA GTGGTATTTTGGGAAGATCACTCGGCGTGACTCAGAGAGGCTCCTTTTGAACCTACAGAACAGACGAGGAACCTTCTTGGTGAGGGAGAGCGAGACCACTAAAG GGGCATATTGCCTGTCAGTGCTGGATTATGATAACACCAAAGGCCTGAATGTCAAACATTATAAGATCAGGAAGCTGGATAGCGGAGGTTTCTACATCACCTCCCGCACCCAGTTCACCAGCCTACAGCAGCTAGTCTTCCACTACCGTA AGCACTCTGATGGGCTGTGCCATGCTTTGACGGACGTGTGTCCCGTGGCCAAACCTCAGACCCAGGGACTGGCCAGGGACGCCTGGGAGATCCCCCGAGAGTCCCTACGCCTCGACCTTAAACTGGGACAGGGCTGCTTTGGAGAAGTCTGGATGG GTACATGGAATGGTACAACGCGAGTAGCCATCAAGACCCTAAAGCCTGGCACTATGTCTCCAGAGGCCTTTCTTCAGGAAGCACAGGTCATGAAGAAGCTGAGGCATGAGAAGTTGGTCCAGCTGTATGCTGTGGTGTCTGAGGAGCCCATCTACATTGTGACAGAGTATATGAGCCAAG GTAGCCTATTGGACTTCCTTAAAGGGGAAGCAGGAAAGATGCTTCGTCTGCCTCAGCTTGTAGACATGGCCGCTCAG ATTGCAGCGGGTATGGCCTACGTGGAGAGGATGAACTATGTCCACAGAGACCTGCGTGCCGCCAACATCCTAGTGGGAGATAACCTGGTGTGTAAAGTGGCTGACTTTGGTCTGGCAAGACTCATTGAAGACAACGAGTACACTGCAAGACAGG GAGCTAAATTCCCAATCAAATGGACAGCACCGGAGGCAGCTTTGTACGGTCGCTTCACCATCAAGTCAGATGTCTGGTCCTTTGGTGTGTTGCTCACAGAGCTGGCAACTAAAGGCAGAGTCCCTTATCCAG GAATGGTGAATCGTGAGGTGCTCGACCAA GTGGAGCGCGGCTACAGGATGCCCTGCCCAGCAGAGTGCCCCAGCTCCTTACACGAGCTCATGCTTTCCTGCTGGAGGAAGGACCCAGAGGAGAGGCCTACATTTGAGTACCTGCAGGGCTTCCTAGAGGACTACTTCACCTCCACAGAACCCCAGTATCAGCCTGGGGAGAACCTATAG